The Brachionichthys hirsutus isolate HB-005 chromosome 11, CSIRO-AGI_Bhir_v1, whole genome shotgun sequence genome includes a window with the following:
- the clns1a gene encoding methylosome subunit pICln isoform X2, which yields MVLLRNLCPPTEGVRHEQAETAALMDGEKLGSGTLYVAETRLSWFDASGMGFSLEYPSIGLHAVSRDVGAFPQEHLYVMVNGKLGEDESETAERAADEEDDDDDDGPITEIRFVPSDRAALDAMFSAMCDCQALHPDPEDDDSDDDFQGEERDVEEERGPADVPTFYTCDEGLSALTQGGQATLERLEGMLAQSAAHQYHMAGVRTEPANEEFEDGMEVDAAAMEAGQFEDADVEH from the exons ATGGTCTTACTGAGGAACCTGTGCCCCCCCACGGAGGGAGTCCGCCACGAGCAAGCCGAGACGGCGGCGCTGATGGACGGCGAGAAGCTGGGCAGCGGGACGCTGTACGTCGCTGAAAC GCGGCTGTCGTGGTTCGACGCCTCGGGGATGGGCTTCTCTCTGGAGTATCCCTCCATCGGCCTGCACGCCGTCTCCAGGGACGTCGGCGCGTTTCCGCAGGAACACCTGTACGTGATGGTCAACGGCAAGctgg GTGAGGACGAGTCTGAGACGGCAGAGAGGGCAGCTGATGAAgaagacgacgatgatgatgatgggccGATCACAGAGATCCGCTTTGTGCCGAGCGACCGCGCAGCAC TGGACGCCATGTTCTCGGCCATGTGCGACTGCCAGGCGCTGCATCCCGACCCGGAAGACGACGACTCGGACGACGACTTCCAGGGCGAGGAGCGCGACgtggaggagg agcgcGGCCCGGCTGACGTCCCGACCTTCTACACCTGTGACGAGGGTCTGTCGGCGCTGACCCAGGGGGGGCAGGCCACGCTGGAGCGGCTGGAGGGGATGCTGGCCCAGTCGGCCGCCCACCAGTACCACATGGCCGGGGTCCGGACCGAACCGGCCAACGAGGAGTTTGAAG ACGGCATGGAGGTGGACGCAGCCGCGATGGAGGCCGGCCAGTTCGAGGACGCCGACGTCGAGcactg A
- the clns1a gene encoding methylosome subunit pICln isoform X1, with protein MVLLRNLCPPTEGVRHEQAETAALMDGEKLGSGTLYVAETRLSWFDASGMGFSLEYPSIGLHAVSRDVGAFPQEHLYVMVNGKLGEDESETAERAADEEDDDDDDGPITEIRFVPSDRAALDAMFSAMCDCQALHPDPEDDDSDDDFQGEERDVEEGEENRQTPERGPADVPTFYTCDEGLSALTQGGQATLERLEGMLAQSAAHQYHMAGVRTEPANEEFEDGMEVDAAAMEAGQFEDADVEH; from the exons ATGGTCTTACTGAGGAACCTGTGCCCCCCCACGGAGGGAGTCCGCCACGAGCAAGCCGAGACGGCGGCGCTGATGGACGGCGAGAAGCTGGGCAGCGGGACGCTGTACGTCGCTGAAAC GCGGCTGTCGTGGTTCGACGCCTCGGGGATGGGCTTCTCTCTGGAGTATCCCTCCATCGGCCTGCACGCCGTCTCCAGGGACGTCGGCGCGTTTCCGCAGGAACACCTGTACGTGATGGTCAACGGCAAGctgg GTGAGGACGAGTCTGAGACGGCAGAGAGGGCAGCTGATGAAgaagacgacgatgatgatgatgggccGATCACAGAGATCCGCTTTGTGCCGAGCGACCGCGCAGCAC TGGACGCCATGTTCTCGGCCATGTGCGACTGCCAGGCGCTGCATCCCGACCCGGAAGACGACGACTCGGACGACGACTTCCAGGGCGAGGAGCGCGACgtggaggagggtgaggagaaCCGGCAAACTCCGG agcgcGGCCCGGCTGACGTCCCGACCTTCTACACCTGTGACGAGGGTCTGTCGGCGCTGACCCAGGGGGGGCAGGCCACGCTGGAGCGGCTGGAGGGGATGCTGGCCCAGTCGGCCGCCCACCAGTACCACATGGCCGGGGTCCGGACCGAACCGGCCAACGAGGAGTTTGAAG ACGGCATGGAGGTGGACGCAGCCGCGATGGAGGCCGGCCAGTTCGAGGACGCCGACGTCGAGcactg A
- the pak1 gene encoding serine/threonine-protein kinase PAK 1 — protein MSDNGEVEDKPPAPPMRNTSTMIGSSNKDPAPLNHSSKPLPPNPEDKKKKERSIRFILTGGGDKTYKKRERPEISLPSDFEHTIHVGFDAVTGEFTGMPEQWARLLQTSNITKLEQKKNPQAVLDVLKFYESKETASSQKYMSFTDKSAEAYSCQITQSSKAVSETPAIATVSEDEDEDEAEPPPVIAPRPEHTKSIYTRSVIEPLPPPSTKDARPPPSPRRWLPSPPPTEGAPSSPHGASPAPGPSAPRPQDKTRKKKMSDEEILEKIRTIVSVGDPKRKYARFEKIGQGASGTVYTAIDVATGQEVAIKQMNLQQQPKKELIINEILVMRENKNPNIVNYLDSYLVGDELWVVMEYLAGGSLTDVVTETCMDEAQIAAVCRECLQALEFLHSNQVIHRDIKSDNILLGMDGSVKLTDFGFCAQITPEQSKRSTMVGTPYWMAPEVVTRKAYGPKVDIWSLGIMAIEMVEGEPPYLNENPLRALYLIATNGTPELQNPEKLSTTFRDFLNQCLEMDVEKRGGAKELLQHQFLKMAKPLSSLTPLIVAAKEAAKNNR, from the exons ATGTCTGATAACGGGGAGGTCGAGGACAagcccccggccccgcccatGAGGAACACCAGCACCATGATTGGCTCAAGCAACAAGGACCCCGCCCCTCTCAACCACAGCTCCAAGCCCCTTCCTCCAAACCCagaggacaagaagaagaaggagcgcTCGATCCGCTTCATTCTGACGGGGGGGGGCGATAAGA CGTATAAGAAGCGGGAGCGTCCGGAGATTTCTCTCCCGTCTGACTTTGAACACACCATCCACGTGGGCTTCGACGCCGTCACCGGAGAGTTTAcc GGAATGCCGGAGCAGTGGGCGCGGCTCCTGCAGACGTCCAACATCACCAAactggagcagaagaagaatccTCAGGCCGTCCTCGACGTCCTCAAGTTCTACGAGTCCAAGGAGACGGCCAGCAGCCAGAAGTACATGAGCTTCACAG ATAAGAGCGCCGAGGCCTACAG CTGTCAAATCACACAGAGCTCCAAGGCCGTGTCGGAGACGCCTGCCATAGCAACCGTATccgaggatgaagacgaggacgaggCTGAGCCCCCGCCGGTGATTGCTCCAAGACCGGAGCACACCAAATCG ATTTACACTCGCTCTGTGATCgagcccctccctcctccgtccACCAAAGACGCACGACCTCCCCCATCTCCCCGCCGCTGGCTGCCATCGCCCCCCCCGACGGAAGGAGCGCCCAGCAGCCCTCACGGTGCAAGCCCCGCCCCTGGCCCCTCGGCGCCCCGCCCCCAGGACAAaaccaggaagaagaagatgtctGATGAAGAAATCCTGGAGAAAATAC GGACGATCGTCAGTGTCGGAGACCCCAAGAGGAAATACGCCCGCTTTGAGAAGATCGGGCAGGG GGCGTCCGGCACCGTGTACACGGCCATCGACGTCGCCACGGGGCAGGAG GTTGCTATCAAACAGAtgaacctgcagcagcagcccaaGAAGGAGCTGATCATCAACGAGATCCTGGTGATGAGGGAAAACAAGAACCCCAACATCGTCAACTACCTGGACAG CTACCTGGTGGGCGACGAGCTGTGGGTGGTGATGGAGTACCTGGCTGGGGGGTCGTTGACCGACGTCGTCACGGAAACCTGCATGGACGAAGCCCAGATAGCGGCTGTGTGCCGAGAG tGTTTGCAGGCGTTGGAGTTCCTCCACTCGAATCAGGTCATCCATCGAGACATCAAGAGCGACAACATCCTGCTGGGAATGGACGGCTCCGTTAAACTCA CCGACTTTGGGTTCTGCGCCCAGATCACTCCGGAACAGAGTAAGCGCAGCACCATGGTCGGGACCCCCTACTGGATGGCTCCGGAGGTCGTCACCCGGAAAGCCTACGGCCCCAAAGTCGACATCTGGTCCCTGGGCATCATGGCCATAGAGATGGTGGAGGGGGAGCCCCCCTACCTCAATGAGAACCCACTCCGG GCGCTGTATCTCATAGCAACCAACGGAACGCCGGAGCTGCAGAACCCGGAGAAACTGTCGACGACATTCCGAGACTTCCTGAATCAGTGTCTGGAGATGGACGTGGAGAAGAGAGGCGGCgctaaagagctgctgcag CATCAGTTTCTGAAGATGGCGAAGCCTCTCTCCAGTCTGACGCCTCTCATCGTGGCTGCCAAGGAGGCGGCCAAGAACAACCGCTAG
- the rsf1a gene encoding remodeling and spacing factor 1, with translation MAPPAVRSSCPALCPSFAEVCSFLERYGATLDLPEMTFPQMERYLRDTSAVPKPLVELHIKLLRKLGRSVTTERWEKYLAKVCLDLNSTWAWELEQKGYQEMPMECKSSILKYLCECQFDDNLKFKTAINEEDPETMRLQPLGRDRQGLMYWFQLDPEQNIRMYTEEQDDPDGSTWKCVVRTRNDLAEALELLKAQIGPNPGQDQDQDQDQAGPRSSSPSDKDAGDEAAGSNDLGASKVAEEQPESRQVEPVRREDVLAEELMQDVKEEKPDPDPPLFANRVSTITTVIKSESRDADASQNSVSVVMATGATVTKQETKKEEEEEAERAVVRSSQQAKIPLKKRELKLAESYHGNHLNNSSIIVCNPSVIQSKDSQQEASESRPELTNGRAASRCTPRKEGENGVVGVIGHVGVIRSPSEQHTGAPGSDPQEQNGAGLEHQGSRAVKEEQEAGRQEAGLQEAGLQEAGLQEAGRQSVLVRKEAAVEPPTSNPLPEVMDRKVDACSVSSLTPPTEEDQGERTTKSRSQQRDDDLDQSGRPAAEDGGQEKSTLGAESGSADSPVKTEEQEAGVNGGAAAQRGVKHAGIAAGERPGPLEEASSEIQKDGIRLKIKIPPHRRSKLRGKGAKEEKAGEQEEGGGGGGGGGGGGGRALRRSARICRPSSKAAESPRRKPEGEEDEEMEEEEDEEMAEEGEEEEEEEGQVSPQKHRQPESEGQNRKLRGKRRHRRPRWCNVRSKRRKLNEGGELEDSGRTGREDDGRGGSESGEEEEGGEGEGEESCPGEDACSRCGLPNHPELILLCDACDGGYHTACLRPPLMLIPDGEWFCPACQHKRLCDKMEEQLQNLDSALKKKERADRRRERLVYVGISVENIIPEGAEEEEEEKATKKKDSKKSKNLGRRSTRTRKHISYRFDDFDDAIDEAIEEDIGELCSAGRDEGLAALLSVDGKEGQRPIRSQARSARNRKRRRLNDLESDSTAAESEDEFMLSNSSEDEELAASAADDDDEDDEDAGSVDSGTRSRQALRRTPKHRASRTRHRSRRRLRRRRCSSEEEEEDSDEEMDSDRYSDMTDSEAEKKRRGLRRGQRQQVNYRETSESDNSLTSKDKVKVKVKARGRPRLSSDYSDASPSSRDSEEEEDEEDEEEHERRRRMNRRRRVEEELRRNRTRETHRRREEEEDRRRRRRRSRLTEDEPRRFKRRDGEEEDPEKMGRGRRREILSLQRRRRLRSDAEETASGRGRGRGRGRRSEESESSSEEDRPIRKRLNRIDSDEDEEEEGRLKTKASSAEDGSEDGGDDGAAQEKRRSLSSSPCLREHHPATAPETSPGTRDSVGSGRQDRHNGPLPPEGGAGAGRGEGEGASRTL, from the exons ATGGCTCCTCCGGCGGTGCGAAGCTCTTGCCCGGCGCTCTGCCCGAGCTTTGCGGAGGTCTGCTCGTTCCTGGAGCGGTACGGAGCGACGCTGGATCTCCCCGAGATGACTTTCCCGCAGATGGAGAGGTATCTGCGGGACACATCGGCAG TTCCTAAACCGCTCGTTGAGCTCCACATCAAGCTTCTCAGGAAACTGGGCCGGTCCGTCACGACGGAGCGATGGGAGAAATACCTGGCGAAG GTGTGCCTGGACTTGAACAGTACCTGGGCCTGGGAGCTGGAGCAGAAGGGCTACCAGGAAATGCCGATGGAGTGCAAGTCGAGCATCCTCAAA TATCTCTGCGAGTGTCAGTTCGACGACAACCTGAAGTTCAAGACGGCGATTAACGAGGAGGACCCGGAGACGATGCGTCTGCAGCCTCTGGGCCGGGACCGGCAGGGTCTGATGTACTGGTTCCAGCTGGACCCGGAGCAGAACATCCGGATGTACACGGAGGAGCAAGACGACCCGGACGGCTCCACCTGGAAGTGTGTCGTCAG GACACGGAACGACCTGGCCGAGgctctggagctgctgaaggccCAGATCGGTCCTAACCCTGgtcaggaccaggaccaggaccaggaccaggctggacccaggagcagcagcccaTCGGACAAAGATGCAG GTGATGAAGCCGCCGGAAGCAACGACCTCGGAGCCTCCAAGGTCGCGGAGGAGCAGCCTGAGAGTCGGCAGGTTGAGCCTGTGAGACGAGAGGACGTCCTGGCGGAAG AGTTGATGCAGGATGTGAAAGAGGAGAAGCCGGACCCGGACCCTCCCCTTTTCGCTAACCGCGTGAGCACCATCACCACCGTCATCAAATCAGAATCCAGGGACGCCGACGCCTCCCAGAACTCTGTGTCCGTTGTCATGGCGACGGGAGCGACGGTGACCAAGCAGGAAAcgaagaaggaagaggaagaggaggcggagcgagCGGTCGTCAGGAGCAGCCAGCAGGCCAAGATACCGCTGAAGAAGAGGGAGCTGAAGCTCGCCGAGAGTTACCACGGCAACCACCtgaacaacagcagcatcatcGTGTGTAACCCTTCAGTGATCCAGAGCAAAGACAGTCAGCAGGAGGCGTCCGAATCCAGGCCAGAACTGACCAATGGCAGAGCGGCGTCGCGCTGTACGCCGCGCAAAGAGGGCGAGAATGGAGTCGTAGGGGTCATAGGTCACGTGGGGGTCATCCGCAGTCCGTCTGAGCAGCACACAGGAGCGCCGGGTTCTGATCCGCAAGAGCAAAACGGGGCGGGTCTGGAACACCAAGGCTCCAGAGctgtgaaggaggagcaggaggcggggcgGCAGGAGGCGGGCCTGCAGGAGGCGGGCCTGCAGGAGGCGGGCCTGCAGGAGGCGGGCCGGCAGTCGGTGCTGGTACGAAAGGAAGCTGCTGTGGAACCGCCCACATCGAATCCACTCCCTGAAGTCATGGACAGAAAAGTGGATGCTTGTAGCGTTTCCTCactgactccgcccacagagGAAGACCAAGGTGAAAGAACGACGAAGAGCAGAAGCCAACAGAGAGATGATGACCTGGATCAGAGCGGCCGTCCGGCGGCAGAAGATGGCGGCCAAGAGAAAAGCACGttgggggcggagtcaggcaGCGCCGACTCACCTGTAaaaacagaggagcaggaagcggGAGTCAACGGTGGGGCGGCAGCACAGCGTGGAGTGAAGCATGCTGGGATTGCAGCAGGAGAACGGCCCGGTCCTCTGGAGGAAGCGTCCTCTGAGATCCAGAAAGACGGAATCAGGCTGAAGATAAAGATTCCTCCTCATCGGAGGAGCAAGCTGAGAGGGAAAGGAGCGAAGGAGGAGAAGGCcggggagcaggaggaaggaggaggagggggagggggagggggagggggaggagggagggccTTAAGGAGATCCGCCAGGATTTGCAG GCCGAGCTCGAAGGCAGCGGAGAGCCCGAGAAGGAAACCCGAgggggaggaagatgaggagatggaggaggaggaagatgaggagatggcggaggagggggaggaggaggaggaggaggaagggcagGTCTCTCCTCAGAAACACAGACAACCTGAATCGGAAGGTCAAAACCGGAAACTGCGG GGTAAACGGCGACACCGGCGCCCCCGGTGGTGCAACGTTCGCTCCAAGAGACGCAAGCTGAATGAGGGCGGGGAGCTGGAGGACAGCGGGAGGACGGGACGGGAGGACGACGGCAGAGGAGGGAGCGAgtcgggggaggaggaggaggggggggagggggagggggaggagtcctGTCCCGGCGAGGACGCCTGCAGCCGCTGTGGCCTCCCCAACCACCCGGAGCTG ATCCTGCTGTGTGACGCCTGCGACGGCGGCTACCACACGGCCTGCCTGCGGCCGCCGCTCATGCTGATCCCGGACGGCGAGTGGTTCTGTCCGGCCTGCCAACAC AAGCGGCTGTGTGACAaaatggaggagcagctgcagaatctGGACAGCGCTCTGAAGAAGAAGGAGCGTGCAGACCGGag gagggAGCGGCTGGTCTACGTGGGAATCAGCGTGGAGAACATCATTCCT GAGGGagccgaggaggaagaggaggagaaggcgacGAAGAAGAAAGATTCCAAAAAGAGCAAGAATCTGGGTCGGAGGTCAACCAGAACCAGGAAGCACATCAGCTACAG GTTTGACGACTTTGACGACGCCATTGATGAGGCGATAGAGGAGGACATCGGGGAGCTCTGCAgcg CAGGACGAGACGAAGGCCTCGCTGCCCTCCTGTCAGTGGATGGGAAGGAGGGCCAAcggccaatcagaagccagGCTCGGTCTGCCAGGAACAGGAAGAGGCGGAGACTGAACGACCTGGAGAGCGacagcacagcagcagagagcgaAGACGAGTTCATGCTGAGCAACAG CTCAGAGGACGAGGAATTAGCCGCCTCGGCGGCagacgatgatgacgaggaCGATGAAGACGCGGGCAGCGTGGACAGCGGGACTCGCTCCAGACAGGCATTGAGGAGGACGCCTAAACACCGAGCCAGCAGGACCCGGCACCGGAGCAGGAGACGGCTGAGACGGCGGCGGTgctcctcggaggaggaggaggaggacagcgatGAAGAAATGG ACTCGGATCGGTACAGCGACATGACCGACAGCGAAGCTGAGAAGAAGAGGCGGGGCCTGAGGCGGGGCCAGCGCCAGCAGGTCAACTACCGCGAGACGTCCGAGTCCGATAACTCGCTGACCTCCAAGGacaaggtcaaggtcaaggtcaaagcCCGGGGACGGCCTCGTCTGTCCAGCGACTACAGCGAcg CGTCGCCGTCGTCCAGGgactccgaggaggaggaggacgaggaggacgaggaggaacatgagcggaggaggaggatgaacaGGAGGAGAAGGGTCGAGGAAGAGCTCCGGAGAAACAGGACgagggagacgcacaggaggcgcgaggaggaggaggacagacggaggaggaggaggaggagcaggctgaCGGAGGACGAGCCGAGGAGGTTCAAGAGGAGAGACGGCGAAGAGGAGGACCCGGAGAAGATGGgccgagggaggaggagggagatccTCTCGCTGCAGCGGCGCCGGCGACTCCGCTCTGATGCTGAAGAAACGGCGTccggacgaggacgaggacgaggacgaggacgaaggTCTGAAGAATCAGAGTCTTCATCAGAGGAGGATCGTCCCATCCGCAAAAGACTCAACCGCATCGAttctgatgaagacgaggaggaggaaggaagactGAAGACCAAGGCGTCTTCAGCCGAAGACGGGAGCGAGGACGGCGGGGACGACGGCGCCGCtcaagaaaagaggaggagcctcagctcgtctccgtgtctccgtgaaCATCATCCCGCCACGGCGCCGGAGACGTCCCCCGGGACGAGGGACAGTGTTGGGTCAGGCAGGCAGGATAGGCACAACGGCCCCCTCCccccagaggggggggcgggggcggggcggggggagggggagggggccaGTCGGACTCTTTGA